A genomic segment from Plasmodium coatneyi strain Hackeri chromosome 1, complete sequence encodes:
- a CDS encoding Erythrocyte membrane-associated antigen encodes MILRRLQKPLAPSRYMYIFSLINVLKSASSTLTKPTYAYIHSYNHIISQHPKKTNKPILSNCSNKKNYNAFVCKSYKKFKMNRKFSSSINMNKNNENENALKDNNISGFNKNTSDVKNFGQYKQSSRSSAFGKRYSYGSKSRSKVYSSSYVGGGIGGSGVRGDSVIAEGRSKYTSSHIYTSNHSSYHPNQINREAARKHEEASYALKEAKLNTNANYINSSMKENRGGGGGSGGYPLNSNEPNIPPVNESSKIIQHNTKMNSYSKDNVLRKGVKDEGMYSRSGLTPNSSANNNANNSANNSANNVKSNMDNAKSGITNNSGNASGGIYQENNQVKSTSYKDTKNSTSRSGNNRNNSMSERKTNMERITSTSVRDNERYNHLHENRASSTRYSAKNSFSLNKKNISTYNSNLSSANNGNLKKGGESASYEQNNFKRETADNVVNSNVNMAEVNKNVGVVIDPNMNMNSIDMSNKLSTKDSYAKGDVTNNDANVGANIGNSSRTGNTRGANGRSGNGRNSNGRSSKGHRGGRRRNNNLSSNISGVNNAGANYADANNAGGNNVGVNNPSGSTPSGNGATGRSGKRGSRRGGQRNRRSSNNSGAFKSLSMMKSKDEKMNENFDNAMPENEYMQENANNLRGITENQPTHGDGSRNNKMMSYGSNAAMGGGRISNVGINGVHNVQNVQSMQSMQNVQSAQNMQNMANVQNMANVQSMANVQNMANVQNMANVQNMANVPSMHSAKSPELGMKSSGENEKAIPGAMMINARNMSYDNKRNSYMNDANQTNQTNALDAKKSESYANYSSSSSLKTMSQMNTMNSMNSVNSAGSMSGINIPMDDQYSGIKQSGNVRSSTSFANMEADAFLFHDFNEFVTYMYKDENILTLFYIRKNYLKAESREEFATENDKIKYSIIWSFPNDEKITVTGTHSTKKLSKKVCVKKMLQKLKNISVLEIDQMTKWMINSLNVVLKVEHKNMETQVNNNNMYCTSLEWKINNKMYHSMGIHEHEKIAEIIATQNLYMILYDVKDQLVKEMESGKMASQHGAACGMNSGKAHENSLFDKMMNNSNNKGYDDQVANKMGGKYDCGKGQMMQNKNMMDAAGPYKNENPSNNNFNAQGMNNCNTFYNPNDGMLHPQGGDNPMMHSMQQGAAAMGGNVGGLGNMNPSARGTNSMDLANAGQIAGNNNLNMNLMNYPNGNNMNGMPIMNDKNIGPGVGADHMNGLNNPGMVAQPPVITDPTELIAYNLTKQDSGSIQMLRNNIASRYKVQQTENFEQVYNLFKCTLQWEWKNGKIACKTKSVGYGTTKNLAKCEAAYDMLVKNNLIEYISSTDRKNAHYIKDLIQKDVNKAMKLAIQFIMQYSSNAWSIFLVNLLRELLIDGNYDHIDRLLTTVVEVSKEGRIEADKINESNNANNNANVAGASGTNMGKMDGNQSHRLNRINSSGQNHGMYSNNADGENYVDSSSSLFFCNPFIKNRSDNSNYVHKLVSIDLWEKLIDECVVILNDKLCFHCITLLKDVELDYSIFISKCAHDYYKRYRIMLALEFQANLSQSIQEKRDFEYLHENKSLLLKVKSATMPILSFTCTLTLEEKEWMKSTQMREDDIVLLKPCDLMLTDEDAWSSSLIGTITSTKSDNTVYNINVRIFSAENTRKANVKYSKYKLFLLLNIVTHERMLQALRAITFISSIPTTNQSPYVFTPEIRFLILHSYNKYSKHIAQTGKLNHEIAEYEKIKMDFHNNDSSKNNTQEDLLTQYSGQAKNPYGDLLNDALNKQIGKTHTDDIDQYLIESINLPTNLPLNDSQKLACLSALTRRLTLVQGPPGTGKTHVACAIIDSWHRQNSNKKILAVADSNVAANNLVEGLKKRNIQAVRVGAGSDSDFHEEAIMDFHRYKDLLKLRKNNLQKEAKVMKALLFLEAVRKYNVVIATCVGSGHEIFDNEKFERVIIDECAQSIEPSNLIPLGHNCTNLVLIGDHKQLPPTIISSDATKLGLDRSLLERFVMAKIAPVHLLTTQRRMHLSICTFPNIHFYENKLKTENVTEENRPIIKGFLWPNPKCRLAFIDVSLGKPGSKFENAYGTSKFNLYEIEPLISVLKSIVNEGCVSVDEIGILTAYDAQKVKLKKAVQDAFPYEAACRIEIDSIDGFQGKEKDLILFSAVRSNANNELGFLKDARRLNVMLTRAKRGVILFGDQFTLANDPENWLPWLNWISSKRAVVHITKLNEHLENADYSLIDKLNKINKTVNLKNVNVSDNYFLYGNDTGFSNDYNEPQNYNQNEETNFTVGLNDAKEEVEPVEEIVENWEDLL; translated from the coding sequence ATGATTTTAAGAAGACTACAAAAGCCGTTAGCACCCTCCCgatacatgtacattttttccctaattAACGTGCTGAAATCAGCATCCAGTACCCTGACAAAACCCACATATGCCTACATTCACAGTTACAATCATATCATATCACAGCAccccaaaaaaacaaataaaccAATTTTAAGCAATTGTTCgaacaagaaaaattataatgcTTTTGTATGCAAATCTTAcaagaaatttaaaatgaatagaaAATTCTCCAGTTccataaatatgaataagaataacgaaaatgaaaatgctcTAAAAGATAATAACATCTCTggttttaataaaaataccAGTGATGTTAAGAATTTTGGGCAGTATAAACAAAGCAGCAGGAGTTCTGCCTTCGGCAAACGATACAGCTATGGCAGTAAAAGCAGAAGCAAGGTATATTCCAGCAGTTACGTTGGTGGAGGTATTGGTGGTAGTGGGGTACGAGGTGATAGCGTCATCGCAGAAGGACGCAGTAAGTACACCAGTAGCCACATCTATACGAGCAATCACTCAAGTTATCATCCAAACCAGATAAACAGAGAAGCGGCAAGAAAACATGAAGAAGCCAGTTACGCCCTAAAAGAAGCGAAGTTAAATACAAATGCGAATTATATAAATTCGAGCATGAAGGAAAAcagaggaggagggggaggcAGCGGCGGCTACCCCCTGAACAGTAATGAGCCCAACATACCACCTGTCAATGAGAGCAGTAAAATCATACAACACAACACCAAAATGAATAGTTACAGTAAGGATAATGTGTTGCGCAAAGGCGTAAAGGACGAAGGTATGTACAGCCGCAGTGGCTTAACCCCCAACAGCAGTGCCAACAACAATGCCAACAACAGTGCCAACAACAGTGCCAACAATGTGAAAAGCAACATGGATAATGCCAAAAGCGGCATTACTAACAACAGTGGAAACGCATCGGGCGGTATTTATCAGGAGAATAATCAGGTGAAAAGTACGAGCTACAAAGACACAAAAAACAGCACAAGCCGAAGCGGAAATAACAGGAACAACAGCATGAGCgagagaaaaacaaacatgGAACGCATAACCAGCACGAGCGTAAGAGACAACGAACGATATAACCACCTACACGAGAACCGTGCCAGCAGCACCAGGTACAGTGCGAAGAATTCCTTTAGcttaaataagaaaaatatctCTACGTATAACTCCAATTTGAGCAGCGCCAACAATGGCAACCTTAAAAAAGGTGGTGAAAGTGCATCTTATGAACAGAACAATTTCAAGAGAGAAACAGCAGATAATGTAGTGAATAGTAACGTCAACATGGCAGAGGTAAATAAAAACGTTGGGGTTGTCATTGACCCCAATATGAACATGAACAGCATTGACATGAGCAACAAACTGAGCACTAAAGATTCTTACGCAAAAGGTGACGTTACCAACAATGATGCAAATGTCGGTGCGAATATCGGAAATAGCAGCCGAACTGGCAACACGCGGGGGGCCAATGGTCGAAGCGGTAACGGGCGCAACAGCAACGGTCGGAGCTCCAAGGGTCATAGAGGGGGCCGCAGAAGAAACAACAACTTGAGTTCAAATATTTCAGGCGTAAATAATGCAGGTGCGAATTATGCAGATGCGAATAATGCTGGTGGGAATAACGTTGGCGTAAATAACCCTAGCGGAAGTACCCCCAGCGGAAACGGCGCCACCGGTCGAAGCGGTAAACGGGGAAGCAGACGAGGCGGCCAAAGGAACAGGAGAAGCAGCAACAACTCGGGTGCGTTCAAGTCCCTCAGCATGATGAAAAGcaaagatgaaaaaatgaatgaaaattttgacaATGCAATGCCGGAAAATGAGTACATGcaggaaaatgcaaataatTTGAGGGGCATAACGGAGAATCAGCCCACGCACGGCGACGGCAGCAGAAATAACAAGATGATGTCCTATGGCTCGAACGCTGCCATGGGCGGAGGCCGCATCAGCAACGTCGGAATAAATGGCGTGCATAATGTGCAGAATGTGCAGAGCATGCAAAGtatgcaaaatgtgcaaagtgCTCAAAACATGCAAAATATGGCAAACGTGCAAAATATGGCAAACGTGCAAAGCATGGCAAACGTGCAAAACATGGCAAACGTGCAAAACATGGCAAACGTGCAAAACATGGCAAACGTGCCAAGTATGCACAGCGCAAAGAGCCCCGAACTCGGAATGAAAAGCTcaggggaaaatgaaaaggcgATCCCCGGGGCTATGATGATTAATGCGAGAAACATGTCCTACGATAATAAGAGGAACAGCTACATGAATGACGCGAATCAGACGAACCAGACGAACGCGCTAGACGCGAAGAAGAGCGAATCGTACGCAAATTACTCCTCCTCCAGTAGCTTGAAAACGATGAGCCAAATGAACACCATGAATAGCATGAATAGCGTGAACAGCGCTGGCAGCATGAGCGGTATAAATATCCCCATGGATGACCAGTACAGTGGAATTAAGCAAAGCGGTAACGTGAGGAGCTCCACGTCCTTTGCAAACATGGAGGCAGATGCATTTCTCTTTCATGACTTCAACGAATTTGTTACGTACATGTATAAGGATGAAAACATTTTGACCCTTTTCTACATACGAAAGAATTACCTGAAAGCAGAATCGCGCGAAGAATTTGCAACcgaaaatgacaaaataaaatattccaTCATATGGTCCTTTCCTAATGATGAAAAGATTACGGTTACCGGAACGCATAGCACAAAGAAGTTAAGCAAAAAGGTatgcgtgaaaaaaatgttacaaaagttaaaaaatatctCCGTTTTAGAGATAGACCAAATGACCAAATGGATGATAAACAGCTTAAATGTGGTTTTGAAAGTGGAGCATAAAAACATGGAAACGCAAGTAAACAATAATAACATGTATTGCACCAGCTTAGAATGGAAAATCAACAATAAAATGTATCACTCCATGGGCATACATGAACATGAGAAAATTGCCGAAATTATTGCGACACAGAATTTGTACATGATTCTGTATGACGTCAAGGATCAGTTGGTTAAAGAAATGGAGAGtggcaaaatggctagccaGCACGGCGCCGCATGTGGCATGAATAGCGGCAAGGCACACGAAAACAGCCTCTTCGATAAAATGATGAATAACAGTAATAACAAAGGTTACGATGATCAGGTTGCCAATAAAATGGGAGGAAAATACGACTGtggaaaaggacaaatgatgcaaaacaaaaatatgatgGATGCTGCAGGTccttacaaaaatgaaaaccccTCGAATAATAATTTCAATGCACAAGGCATGAATAATTGCAACACGTTTTACAATCCGAATGATGGGATGCTGCACCCGCAGGGTGGTGATAATCCAATGATGCACTCCATGCAACAAGGCGCAGCTGCCATGGGAGGTAATGTAGGCGGTTTGGGCAATATGAACCCTTCCGCCAGAGGTACAAACAGCATGGACTTAGCAAATGCAGGTCAAATTGCAGGAAACAACAACCTCAACATGAACCTTATGAACTACCCAAATGGAAACAACATGAACGGCATGCCCATTATGAACGATAAGAATATCGGACCAGGCGTAGGAGCAGACCACATGAACGGGCTGAATAACCCCGGAATGGTAGCTCAACCACCAGTCATAACAGACCCTACAGAACTGATCGCCTACAATTTAACGAAACAGGATTCGGGGAGCATCCAAATGTTAAGGAACAACATTGCCTCCAGGTACAAAGTGCAACAAACGGAGAACTTCGAGCAGGTGTATAATTTGTTCAAGTGTACGCTCCAGTGGGagtggaaaaatggaaagataGCGTGCAAAACTAAAAGTGTCGGTTATGGTACCACCAAAAATTTGGCCAAATGCGAAGCAGCCTACGATATGCTAGTAAAAAATAACCTCATAGAGTATATATCCTCCACGGATAGGAAAAACGCCCATTATATAAAAGATTTAATACAGAAGGATGTGAACAAAGCTATGAAGCTAGCTATTCAGTTTATCATGCAGTATAGCAGTAACGCGTGGTCGATCTTTTTAGTTAACCTTTTGAGGGAGTTGCTCATAGATGGTAATTACGACCACATCGATAGGCTTCTCACCACAGTAGTGGAAGTTAGTAAAGAGGGAAGAATCGAGGCCGATAAAATCAACGAAAGTAACAATGCCAATAACAATGCTAATGTGGCTGGTGCAAGTGGCACAAATATGGGCAAAATGGATGGCAATCAATCGCACCGATTGAATAGAATAAACAGCAGCGGTCAGAACCACGGCATGTACAGCAATAATGCAGATGGAGAAAACTACGTAGACAGCTCAAGCAGCCTATTCTTCTGCAACCCCTTTATTAAGAACCGAAGTGACAATAGCAATTATGTGCATAAACTGGTATCCATAGATttatgggaaaaattaatcGACGAGTGTGTCGTTATTTTAAATGACAAACTATGCTTCCACTGCATAACCCTCTTGAAGGATGTAGAGCTGGATTACtccattttcatttccaAGTGTGCACATGATTATTACAAGAGGTATAGAATTATGTTAGCGTTAGAATTTCAAGCCAATTTGTCACAAAGTATTCAAGAGAAAAGGGATTTCGAATATCTGCATGAAAATAAATCGTTACTGTTAAAGGTGAAGAGTGCCACTATGCCCATTTTGTCATTCACCTGTACCTTAACgttggaagaaaaggaatggatgAAGTCGACACAAATGAGGGAAGACGATATTGTTCTACTAAAACCGTGTGACTTGATGCTTACCGATGAAGATGCCTGGTCCAGCAGCCTCATCGGTACTATTACAAGTACAAAGAGTGACAACACCGTTTACAATATCAACGTGAGAATATTCTCTGCTGAAAATACGAGAAAGGCAAATGTGAAGTATAGCAAGTATAAGCTCTTCCTCCTATTGAACATTGTGACACATGAAAGAATGCTGCAAGCGCTAAGGGCTATAACGTTTATTAGTTCCATCCCCACAACGAACCAATCGCCCTACGTGTTCACCCCAGAAATTCGCTTCCTCATATTGCATTCCTATAACAAATATTCAAAGCACATTGCGCAGACGGGCAAATTGAACCACGAAATTGCAGAGTACGAAAAGATCAAAATGGATTTCCACAATAATGATTCGTCCAAAAATAATACGCAAGAAGATTTACTGACCCAGTACAGTGGGCAAGCAAAGAACCCATATGGAGATTTACTAAACGATGCACTGAAcaaacaaattggaaaaacacacacaGATGATATTGACCAGTATCTAATCGAATCTATCAATTTGCCAACCAATTTGCCGCTAAACGATTCGCAAAAATTGGCATGCCTTAGTGCTCTCACCAGAAGATTAACCCTTGTGCAAGGACCCCCCGGTACAGGAAAAACACACGTTGCTTGTGCGATTATTGACAGCTGGCACAGGCAAAATAGTAACAAAAAGATTCTTGCCGTGGCAGACTCCAACGTTGCAGCTAATAACCTTGTCGAAGGACTCAAAAAGAGAAACATCCAAGCAGTCAGAGTGGGAGCAGGAAGTGACAGCGATTTCCACGAAGAAGCAATCATGGACTTCCACCGATATAAGGATCTCCTAAagttaagaaaaaacaatttacAAAAAGAAGCCAAAGTTATGAAAGCCCTATTATTCCTCGAAGCGGTGAGAAAGTACAACGTCGTTATAGCCACCTGTGTCGGTTCAGGACATGAAATTTTTGACAATGAAAAATTCGAAAGAGTCATTATTGACGAATGTGCACAGTCCATTGAGCCATCGAATCTAATCCCGCTGGGACACAATTGCACCAATTTGGTCCTCATCGGAGATCACAAACAATTACCACCAACTATCATTTCGTCGGACGCTACCAAATTAGGTTTAGATCGATCTCTGCTGGAACGATTTGTCATGGCAAAAATCGCCCCCGTTCATTTGCTAACCACGCAAAGACGTATGCATCTAAGtatttgtacttttccaaacatccatttttatgaGAACAAATTGAAGACTGAAAATGTCACCGAGGAAAATCGACCAATTATTAAGGGATTCCTGTGGCCAAACCCAAAGTGCAGATTAGCATTCATAGATGTGTCTCTGGGAAAACCAGGAAGCAAGTTTGAAAATGCTTACGGTACTTCCAAGTTTAATTTGTACGAAATTGAGCCCCTAATATCTGTGCTAAAATCGATCGTAAATGAGGGATGCGTATCCGTCGACGAAATAGGTATTTTAACAGCCTATGATGCGCAGAAAGTAAAGTTGAAGAAAGCGGTCCAAGATGCGTTCCCCTATGAGGCAGCATGTCGAATAGAAATTGACTCCATCGATGGGTTccaaggaaaggaaaaagatttAATTCTCTTCTCTGCGGTCAGATCAAATGCAAATAACGAATTAGGATTTTTAAAAGATGCCAGAAGATTGAATGTCATGTTGACAAGAGCTAAAAGAGGAGTCATCCTATTTGGAGATCAGTTCACCCTTGCTAATGATCCTGAAAATTGGTTACCCTGGCTCAACTGGATTTCATCCAAAAGGGCAGTCGTACATATCACCAAATTGAATGAGCACCTAGAAAATGCAGATTATTCTTTGATAGATAAactgaacaaaataaacaaaactGTTAATTTGAAGAATGTCAACGTATCGGATAATTATTTCTTATACGGAAATGACACCGGATTTTCGAACGACTACAATGAACCCCAGAACTATAATCAGAACGAAGAAACCAATTTTACCGTCGGTTTGAATGACGCCAAGGAGGAAGTAGAGCCAGTAGAAGAAATTGTTGAAAACTGGGAAGATTTACTCTGA